One region of Agrobacterium tumefaciens genomic DNA includes:
- the fabI gene encoding enoyl-ACP reductase FabI has translation MNGIMQGKRGLIMGVANNHSIAWGISKALAAQGAELAFTYQGEALGKRVKPLAAELGSDFIVPCDVEDIASVDALFAAIREKWGTLDFVVHAIGFSDKNELKGLYADTTRENFSRTMVISCFSFTEIAKRAAELMTNGGSMLTLTYNGSQRVIPNYNVMGVAKAALEASVRYLAADYGPRDIRVNAISAGPVRTLAGAGISDARAIYAWNQKNAPLRRTADIDDIGGSALYLLSNMSRGVTGECHYVDCGYNITSTPTLEVLSKADAE, from the coding sequence ATGAACGGCATCATGCAGGGTAAACGCGGCCTCATCATGGGCGTCGCAAACAATCACTCTATCGCCTGGGGTATCTCCAAGGCTCTTGCGGCGCAGGGCGCAGAGCTCGCCTTCACCTATCAGGGTGAGGCGCTCGGCAAGCGGGTAAAGCCGCTCGCCGCCGAGCTCGGATCTGACTTTATCGTGCCTTGCGATGTCGAGGATATCGCCTCGGTTGACGCGCTTTTTGCGGCAATCCGAGAAAAATGGGGTACGCTGGATTTCGTCGTGCACGCGATTGGCTTTTCCGACAAGAACGAGCTGAAGGGTCTTTACGCGGATACGACCCGCGAGAATTTCAGCCGCACTATGGTCATCTCCTGTTTCTCGTTCACGGAAATCGCCAAGCGTGCCGCCGAACTGATGACGAATGGCGGATCCATGCTGACGCTGACCTATAACGGTTCGCAGCGGGTTATCCCCAACTACAACGTCATGGGCGTTGCCAAGGCCGCTCTCGAAGCGTCCGTGCGTTATCTCGCTGCCGACTATGGCCCGCGCGATATTCGCGTCAACGCCATCTCGGCCGGACCGGTCCGCACACTGGCGGGCGCCGGCATTTCCGATGCGCGCGCAATCTATGCATGGAACCAGAAAAACGCACCGCTGCGGCGAACAGCGGATATCGACGATATCGGCGGATCGGCTCTTTATCTGCTGTCCAACATGTCGCGCGGCGTTACCGGCGAGTGCCACTACGTGGATTGCGGCTACAACATCACCTCCACACCCACCCTTGAGGTTCTCTCAAAAGCGGATGCGGAATAA
- a CDS encoding sulfite reductase subunit alpha, with product MMKIPYIPQDAPFNGDQRAWLSGFLAGLHSRAAMGMDTSVAAAAPKAAASVLNILFGTQTGNAEALAMDIADAARAQGMQPVVTALDDVSMDSLGVMKRVIVVTSTYGEGEMPDNAQLFWEALSNEAAPRLDEMNFAVLALGDTGYDGFCQAGKLIDTRFEQLGGKRMKTRIDCDIDFEDVAANWIGETLPLALAIDGGNKAAVVPAIAEAPARAKQGWSRKNPYAAQVSVNRLLSGPASSKEIRHYEFDLGESGLDYEAGDALGVVPLNDPKLVGALLARFGVSADGEVAGLDRPVGDALLNMFEISTPSRELVAEIGKRAGHDELSHILANGDREQLTAFLWSKDILDLLSLGEKPVFDLAEFVTFLKPLQHRAYSISSSPLASHNSVHLTVASVRYRAEGRERGGVCSTYLADRVEAGQSAGIFVSPNKAFRVPQDNDAPVIMVGPGTGIAPFRAFLQERQARGAKGRNWLFFGDQHRQSDFIYEDELGKMSRDGVLTRLDLAFSRDQAEKIYVQTRMRQNGKALYQWLEEGGHFYVCGDATRMAKDVDDALHRIVIDEAGISAEAASDYVNGLKREKRYLRDVY from the coding sequence ATGATGAAGATACCTTACATTCCTCAAGATGCCCCTTTTAATGGCGACCAGCGCGCCTGGCTATCCGGCTTCCTGGCCGGGCTTCATTCCCGCGCAGCAATGGGTATGGACACATCGGTTGCCGCTGCCGCTCCCAAGGCGGCGGCCAGCGTGCTGAACATTCTCTTCGGCACCCAGACCGGCAATGCCGAGGCGCTGGCGATGGATATAGCCGACGCCGCCCGTGCCCAGGGCATGCAGCCTGTGGTGACGGCCTTGGACGATGTTTCCATGGATAGTCTGGGCGTCATGAAGCGCGTCATTGTCGTCACCTCCACCTACGGCGAAGGTGAAATGCCTGACAATGCCCAGCTTTTCTGGGAGGCACTTTCCAACGAGGCCGCACCCCGGCTGGATGAGATGAACTTTGCCGTGCTTGCGCTTGGCGACACCGGTTACGATGGCTTCTGCCAGGCGGGCAAGCTCATCGATACCCGCTTCGAGCAGCTTGGCGGCAAACGGATGAAGACGCGTATCGATTGCGATATCGATTTCGAAGATGTCGCCGCCAACTGGATCGGCGAGACCCTGCCACTCGCCCTCGCCATCGATGGTGGCAATAAGGCGGCGGTTGTGCCGGCGATCGCCGAGGCGCCCGCGCGGGCAAAACAGGGCTGGAGCCGCAAGAACCCCTATGCCGCGCAGGTGAGCGTCAATCGCCTTCTTTCCGGGCCTGCTTCGTCCAAGGAAATTCGCCACTACGAATTTGATCTCGGCGAAAGTGGTCTCGATTATGAGGCGGGGGATGCTCTGGGCGTCGTTCCCCTAAACGACCCGAAACTGGTGGGCGCGCTGCTCGCACGCTTCGGAGTGAGCGCGGATGGTGAAGTCGCCGGACTCGACCGTCCGGTCGGCGATGCGCTTCTCAATATGTTCGAGATATCGACACCGTCGCGTGAGTTGGTCGCGGAGATCGGCAAGCGCGCAGGTCACGATGAACTCAGCCACATCCTTGCGAATGGAGACAGGGAACAGCTTACCGCCTTTCTCTGGAGCAAGGATATTCTCGACCTGCTTAGTCTCGGTGAAAAACCCGTATTCGACCTTGCTGAATTCGTGACGTTCCTGAAGCCGTTACAGCACCGCGCCTATTCGATCTCTTCCAGCCCTCTGGCCTCGCACAACAGCGTGCATCTGACAGTCGCCAGCGTGCGTTATCGCGCCGAAGGTCGCGAGCGTGGCGGCGTGTGCTCCACCTATCTCGCGGACCGGGTAGAAGCGGGGCAGAGTGCCGGGATTTTCGTCTCTCCGAACAAGGCGTTTCGCGTGCCTCAGGACAATGACGCACCTGTTATCATGGTGGGACCCGGCACGGGTATTGCGCCATTCCGGGCATTTTTGCAGGAACGGCAGGCGCGGGGCGCAAAGGGCCGGAACTGGCTGTTTTTCGGCGATCAGCACCGGCAGTCGGATTTCATCTACGAAGACGAACTTGGAAAGATGAGTCGCGATGGCGTGCTAACCCGTCTCGATCTCGCTTTCTCGAGGGATCAGGCCGAAAAGATCTATGTTCAGACCCGTATGCGCCAAAACGGCAAGGCACTCTATCAATGGCTCGAAGAGGGCGGCCATTTCTATGTTTGCGGCGATGCGACCCGCATGGCGAAGGATGTTGACGATGCCCTGCACCGGATCGTTATTGACGAGGCGGGCATCTCTGCGGAAGCGGCAAGCGACTATGTAAACGGGCTGAAGCGCGAAAAACGGTATCTGCGCGATGTTTATTAG
- a CDS encoding YoaK family protein, with protein sequence MTRQRRRNIIRARRTGTGIALVAAISFIAGMTDAVGLHLSGDFVSFMTGNTTRAAISMEAGVYSHAAKLLFAIIAFVAGNAGGIVVAHKFDRSIFAVLVAVGSLVAIAALLRGDASALAQFYLVVFAMGMVNAAVEHIEGLPIGLTYVTGALSRFGRGIGRYLLGERSLDWGIQIVPWLGMISGAICGAVLGATLQYDALWVVAATVFAVAIATLVIPRSLRHRYNQRVRIRRIAP encoded by the coding sequence ATGACCAGACAGAGACGCCGTAACATCATCAGGGCAAGGCGCACCGGCACCGGCATTGCGCTCGTCGCCGCCATTTCATTCATCGCCGGAATGACAGATGCGGTGGGTCTTCATCTTTCCGGCGATTTCGTTTCCTTCATGACCGGCAACACCACCCGCGCGGCCATTTCGATGGAAGCTGGCGTTTATTCCCATGCGGCGAAATTACTCTTCGCGATCATCGCTTTCGTGGCGGGCAATGCTGGCGGTATCGTGGTCGCGCATAAATTCGACCGGAGCATCTTTGCCGTTCTCGTGGCCGTCGGGTCGCTGGTGGCGATTGCCGCATTGCTGCGCGGCGATGCTTCCGCCCTGGCGCAGTTTTATCTTGTCGTTTTCGCCATGGGGATGGTCAACGCTGCCGTCGAACATATTGAGGGGCTGCCTATTGGCCTCACCTACGTGACCGGCGCCCTTTCCCGTTTTGGCCGTGGCATCGGTCGCTATCTTCTGGGGGAGCGAAGCCTCGATTGGGGCATCCAGATCGTGCCCTGGCTCGGTATGATAAGCGGCGCAATCTGCGGGGCGGTGTTGGGCGCCACGCTGCAGTACGATGCCCTGTGGGTGGTTGCGGCAACCGTTTTTGCGGTCGCCATCGCCACACTCGTCATTCCGCGTTCGCTTCGCCACCGCTATAATCAAAGGGTCCGGATCAGGCGCATCGCGCCCTGA
- a CDS encoding ABC transporter substrate-binding protein: protein MKKTWVIAAIATLASSASAYAETSVTIGMSGWTGFAPLTLAKQAGIFEKNGLKVDIKKIPQASRHLALASGDIQCAATTVETWIAWNANGVKSTQIFQMDKSHGADGIAVRSDVAKVSDLKGKTVAASAPGTSPYFFLAWILKENGLTLKDVKVVNLEPGPAAQAFVAGQNEAAMTYEPYLSTVRAAPDKGKILATTLDYPAVMDTFGCTPDFLKANPQAAKALADSYFQALELIKTDPAKSYETMGADVKQTGEAFAASAKFLEWQDKAANQKFFDGEFKTFSEKSADLLLEIDVIKSKPDLSTLADTSFIK, encoded by the coding sequence ATGAAAAAAACATGGGTTATCGCCGCAATCGCGACGCTTGCTTCATCTGCTTCCGCCTATGCCGAAACATCGGTTACAATAGGCATGTCCGGCTGGACCGGCTTTGCGCCACTGACGCTTGCCAAGCAGGCCGGCATTTTCGAAAAGAATGGCCTCAAGGTCGATATCAAGAAGATTCCGCAGGCAAGCCGGCATCTGGCGCTTGCTTCCGGTGACATCCAGTGCGCCGCCACCACGGTCGAAACATGGATCGCGTGGAATGCCAACGGCGTGAAGTCCACCCAGATTTTCCAGATGGACAAGTCGCACGGAGCCGACGGCATTGCGGTGCGCAGTGATGTTGCAAAGGTGTCGGACCTCAAAGGCAAGACGGTTGCCGCTTCTGCACCGGGCACATCCCCCTATTTCTTCCTTGCCTGGATACTGAAGGAAAACGGCCTGACCCTGAAGGACGTGAAGGTCGTCAACCTTGAGCCGGGACCGGCCGCGCAGGCATTCGTCGCCGGCCAGAATGAAGCCGCCATGACCTACGAGCCTTATCTGTCCACAGTGCGCGCTGCACCGGACAAGGGGAAAATCCTTGCGACGACGCTGGATTATCCCGCCGTCATGGACACGTTCGGCTGCACGCCGGATTTCTTGAAGGCCAATCCGCAGGCGGCAAAAGCCCTTGCGGACAGCTATTTCCAGGCGCTCGAGCTCATCAAGACGGACCCTGCAAAATCCTATGAGACCATGGGAGCGGACGTAAAACAGACGGGCGAGGCATTCGCAGCTTCGGCGAAATTCCTGGAATGGCAGGACAAGGCCGCCAACCAGAAGTTCTTCGACGGTGAATTCAAGACATTCTCCGAAAAATCGGCTGATCTGCTTCTGGAAATCGACGTGATAAAATCGAAACCCGATCTTTCGACACTCGCGGACACGTCCTTCATCAAGTAA
- the fabB gene encoding beta-ketoacyl-ACP synthase I: MRRVVVTGLGIVSSIGGDAAEVTASLRDAKSGISFSPDFAEHGFKCQVWGKPSLDPTELVDRRAMRFLSQGGAWNHVAMKQAIADSGLEESDISGNERTGIIMGSGGPSTRTIVEAADITLKNNSPKRIGPFAVPKAMSSTASATLATWFKIHGVNYSISSACSTSAHCIGNAAEMIQWGKQDVMFAGGHEDLDWSMSNLFDAMGAMSSKYNETPNLASRAYDVNRDGFVIAGGAGVLVLEELEHAKARGAKIYAEIVGYGATSDGYDMVAPSGEGAIRCMRQALSTVKGDIDYINTHGTSTPVGDSKEIGAIREVFGDKIPHIQSTKSLTGHSLGAAGVQESIYGLLMMQERFIGESAHISELDPEFAGVPIVRSRIDNAKIDTILSNSFGFGGTNATLVFQRHNG; this comes from the coding sequence ATGAGACGAGTTGTTGTCACCGGCCTCGGCATTGTTTCTTCCATCGGTGGTGATGCCGCCGAAGTCACCGCATCCCTGCGCGACGCCAAATCCGGCATTTCATTTTCACCGGATTTTGCTGAACACGGTTTCAAGTGCCAGGTATGGGGCAAGCCGTCTCTCGATCCGACCGAGCTGGTCGACCGTCGCGCCATGCGCTTCCTTTCGCAGGGCGGCGCATGGAACCACGTTGCCATGAAGCAGGCGATTGCCGATTCCGGTCTCGAGGAAAGCGACATCAGCGGCAACGAGCGCACCGGCATCATCATGGGTTCGGGCGGTCCTTCCACCCGCACCATCGTCGAAGCCGCCGATATCACGCTGAAGAACAACAGTCCGAAGCGTATTGGCCCGTTTGCCGTGCCGAAGGCCATGTCCTCGACCGCATCGGCCACACTTGCGACCTGGTTCAAGATCCACGGCGTCAACTATTCGATCTCTTCCGCCTGCTCCACATCGGCGCATTGCATCGGCAACGCCGCCGAGATGATCCAGTGGGGCAAGCAGGACGTGATGTTTGCTGGCGGCCATGAAGACCTCGATTGGTCCATGTCCAACCTCTTCGACGCCATGGGCGCGATGTCGTCCAAATATAACGAGACGCCAAACCTCGCTTCCCGCGCCTATGACGTCAACCGCGACGGTTTCGTGATCGCCGGCGGTGCTGGCGTACTGGTTCTTGAAGAGCTGGAACATGCAAAGGCGCGCGGCGCCAAGATTTACGCCGAGATCGTCGGTTATGGCGCAACCTCGGATGGTTACGACATGGTGGCTCCTTCCGGCGAGGGCGCGATCCGCTGCATGCGTCAAGCCCTTTCCACCGTCAAGGGCGATATCGACTACATCAACACCCACGGCACCTCGACGCCGGTGGGCGACAGCAAGGAAATCGGCGCGATCCGGGAAGTCTTCGGCGACAAGATCCCGCATATCCAGTCGACCAAGTCCCTCACCGGCCACTCGCTGGGCGCAGCAGGCGTTCAGGAATCGATCTACGGCCTGTTGATGATGCAGGAACGCTTCATCGGCGAGAGCGCGCATATTTCCGAACTCGATCCGGAATTTGCGGGCGTCCCGATTGTTCGCAGCCGCATCGACAATGCCAAGATCGACACGATCCTTTCCAATTCCTTCGGCTTCGGCGGCACCAACGCCACGCTGGTCTTCCAGCGTCATAACGGATAA
- the fabA gene encoding 3-hydroxyacyl-[acyl-carrier-protein] dehydratase FabA, translating to MATRQSSYNYEEILSCGRGELFGPGNAQLPLPPMLMVHRITEISETGGAFDKGFIRAEYDVSPDDWYFPCHFQGNPIMPGCLGLDGMWQLTGFFLGWLGEEGRGMALSTGEVKFKGMVRPETKLLQYGIDFKRVMRGRLVLGTADGWLKADGETIYQATDLRVGLSKEKTA from the coding sequence ATGGCAACGAGGCAATCAAGTTACAATTACGAGGAGATCCTTTCCTGCGGACGCGGCGAATTGTTCGGCCCGGGAAATGCCCAGCTTCCGTTGCCTCCCATGCTCATGGTTCACCGCATCACCGAAATTTCCGAAACCGGCGGCGCGTTCGACAAGGGTTTCATCCGCGCTGAATACGATGTCAGCCCAGACGACTGGTATTTCCCCTGCCATTTCCAGGGCAACCCGATCATGCCGGGTTGCCTCGGCCTTGACGGCATGTGGCAGCTGACCGGCTTCTTCCTCGGCTGGCTGGGCGAAGAAGGTCGCGGCATGGCGCTCTCCACCGGCGAAGTCAAGTTCAAGGGCATGGTTCGCCCGGAGACGAAGCTCCTCCAGTACGGCATAGATTTCAAGCGCGTGATGCGCGGACGTCTCGTTCTGGGTACCGCAGACGGATGGCTGAAGGCAGACGGCGAAACCATTTATCAAGCGACGGACCTTCGTGTGGGGCTGTCGAAGGAAAAGACCGCCTGA
- the irrA gene encoding iron response transcriptional regulator IrrA, which translates to MAFDATLDIGTRLRRSGLRPTRQRVALGDLLFAKGDRHLTVEELHDEAVTAGVPVSLATVYNTLHQFTEAGLIRVLAVEGARTYFDTNVSDHHHFFVEGENEVLDIPVNNLQIDNLPEAPEGMEIAHVDVVIRLRRKRG; encoded by the coding sequence ATGGCATTTGACGCCACATTGGATATCGGGACGAGGCTGCGGCGCTCGGGGCTGCGGCCCACGCGCCAGCGCGTTGCTTTGGGCGATCTTCTTTTCGCAAAGGGTGATCGCCACCTGACTGTCGAGGAGCTGCATGACGAGGCGGTGACCGCCGGCGTGCCCGTTTCTCTCGCGACGGTCTACAACACGCTGCATCAGTTTACCGAAGCCGGTCTCATCCGCGTTCTGGCTGTCGAGGGTGCCCGCACCTATTTCGACACCAACGTGTCCGACCACCATCACTTCTTCGTGGAAGGAGAGAACGAGGTTCTCGACATCCCCGTCAACAATCTCCAGATCGACAATCTGCCAGAGGCGCCCGAAGGCATGGAAATCGCCCATGTGGACGTGGTCATTCGCCTGCGTCGCAAGCGCGGTTGA
- a CDS encoding trimeric intracellular cation channel family protein, which yields MTLLGFLDYAGVAVFAATGALAASRKQLDLIGFLFFAAATGIGGGTVRDLVLGRAPVFWVLNPTYILVCVSVAVLLFFTAYLFESRYRVLIWLDAVGLSAYCVMGAAKGLAASGSATVAIVTGVLTATFGGVLRDVLAGEPSVLLRPEIYITCALLGASIFTGAYFLGAPLYVASGIGVLTAFGVRSGALIFGWTFPPYKGKPGRRPEDILK from the coding sequence ATGACACTGCTGGGTTTTCTCGATTATGCCGGCGTTGCCGTGTTTGCCGCAACCGGCGCATTGGCCGCCTCGCGCAAGCAGCTCGACCTGATCGGCTTCCTGTTTTTCGCCGCCGCGACCGGGATCGGCGGCGGCACCGTGCGCGATCTCGTGCTGGGCAGGGCGCCCGTGTTCTGGGTGTTGAACCCGACCTATATTCTGGTCTGCGTATCGGTTGCGGTCCTACTTTTCTTCACCGCCTACCTGTTCGAATCCCGGTATCGGGTGCTCATCTGGCTCGATGCCGTCGGCCTCTCAGCCTATTGCGTCATGGGAGCCGCCAAGGGTCTGGCTGCAAGCGGCTCCGCAACCGTGGCGATCGTGACAGGCGTTTTGACAGCGACGTTCGGCGGCGTATTGCGCGATGTTCTCGCGGGAGAACCCTCCGTGCTGCTGCGCCCGGAAATCTACATCACCTGCGCGCTTTTGGGCGCCTCCATCTTCACCGGCGCTTATTTCCTCGGAGCGCCGCTTTATGTCGCGTCGGGCATCGGCGTATTGACGGCTTTCGGTGTCCGGTCCGGAGCGTTGATCTTCGGATGGACCTTTCCGCCCTACAAGGGCAAGCCCGGCAGACGGCCTGAAGATATATTGAAGTGA
- a CDS encoding TadE/TadG family type IV pilus assembly protein: MMAGLVSTITNGRLRFIALVARFARDRRGVGAVEFAIVFPILLALYLTSFELTIGYNTYKRASSASATINDLISKTNSVDKAYLTSMQDVTAAVFAPYSTKGLQLKISGIKIDKQKQATIAWSWNEKNARPYVVGSPVSVPTRLLVADSFLIHVELSVPHELLMFMPDISSSGVRSITIARDYFFKQRDAEITCSNC, encoded by the coding sequence ATGATGGCAGGGCTTGTTTCCACCATCACGAACGGTCGACTTCGTTTTATCGCGCTCGTCGCACGCTTCGCAAGGGATCGCCGTGGCGTGGGTGCGGTAGAATTTGCAATCGTCTTCCCGATATTGCTTGCGCTTTATCTGACGTCCTTCGAACTCACCATCGGCTATAATACCTACAAGCGGGCAAGCAGCGCCTCCGCAACGATCAACGACCTGATCTCCAAAACAAATTCCGTCGACAAGGCTTATCTGACAAGCATGCAGGACGTAACGGCTGCCGTCTTTGCGCCTTATAGCACCAAGGGTCTGCAGCTGAAGATCAGCGGCATCAAGATCGACAAGCAGAAACAGGCGACTATCGCCTGGTCCTGGAACGAGAAAAACGCGCGGCCCTATGTGGTGGGATCGCCAGTCTCCGTTCCCACACGTTTGCTTGTAGCGGACAGTTTCCTCATCCACGTCGAGCTTTCCGTGCCGCATGAATTGTTGATGTTCATGCCAGATATTTCTTCGTCCGGCGTAAGATCGATCACGATCGCACGCGATTATTTCTTCAAGCAGCGCGACGCTGAGATAACCTGCTCCAATTGCTGA
- a CDS encoding TadE/TadG family type IV pilus assembly protein encodes MRLAKLKPLLEKFGLSRDGTAAIEFAILALPYFLVVFAIIETFIALMAEQVVVNATDTMARRLRTGQISSSISKEDFRKSFCNEVSVIITCSADEIKKEQKLYIDLRSFTAFKDIPTTIPLKANGEYYDLDTAQFGFKPGGPDTINMLRVYYRWRVVADIIRPYLTKIRPADGSMPSHFLIVATDAFMNEKYTTSGGS; translated from the coding sequence ATGCGACTGGCCAAATTGAAGCCATTGCTGGAAAAATTCGGGCTCTCGCGTGACGGGACAGCAGCCATCGAATTCGCGATCCTGGCGCTTCCCTATTTCCTCGTCGTCTTTGCGATCATCGAAACTTTCATCGCCTTGATGGCGGAGCAGGTGGTCGTCAATGCTACCGACACGATGGCGAGGCGTCTGCGCACCGGGCAGATCAGCAGTTCGATTTCCAAAGAGGATTTTCGCAAGAGTTTCTGCAACGAAGTTTCGGTGATTATCACCTGCTCGGCTGATGAGATCAAAAAAGAACAGAAGCTTTATATAGACCTTCGCTCCTTCACCGCCTTCAAGGATATTCCAACTACGATACCCTTGAAAGCTAACGGCGAATATTACGATCTCGACACGGCGCAATTCGGCTTCAAGCCGGGTGGACCGGACACGATCAATATGCTGCGCGTCTATTATCGCTGGCGTGTAGTCGCAGATATCATCCGACCATATCTTACCAAAATACGCCCAGCCGACGGGTCGATGCCCTCGCATTTCCTCATTGTCGCGACCGATGCTTTCATGAACGAGAAATACACCACAAGCGGGGGCTCATGA
- a CDS encoding ABC transporter permease yields MQPLQPIKNSTRIFLGILFFVLFFSAWGFATLGGFVSPTFLADPITMLKDGIYLLTDQGFASDIGMTIWRVVGGFVLASLVAVPVGIAMGAYKPVEALLEPFVSFARYLPASAFVPLLILWAGIGEMQKLLVIFIGAVFQIILMVAVAVAGTRRDLVEAAYTLGAKDRGVVRRVLIPANAPDIAEILRLVLGWAWTYVIVAELIGASSGIGYMIINSQALMATGQIIFGIIVIGVIGLISDFAFKSLNRKLFAWRLA; encoded by the coding sequence ATGCAACCTCTTCAACCCATAAAGAACAGCACGCGGATTTTTCTCGGCATTCTGTTCTTCGTGCTTTTTTTCTCCGCCTGGGGCTTTGCCACGCTCGGCGGTTTCGTATCGCCGACCTTTCTGGCTGACCCGATCACCATGCTGAAGGACGGCATCTATCTGCTAACCGATCAGGGATTTGCCAGCGATATCGGAATGACGATCTGGCGTGTTGTCGGCGGCTTCGTGCTGGCCTCGCTCGTTGCCGTACCGGTCGGCATCGCCATGGGCGCTTACAAGCCGGTCGAGGCGCTGCTTGAGCCCTTCGTCTCCTTCGCACGCTATCTTCCGGCTTCTGCCTTCGTGCCGCTGCTTATTCTCTGGGCCGGCATCGGCGAGATGCAGAAGCTGCTGGTGATCTTCATCGGCGCAGTTTTCCAGATCATTCTCATGGTTGCCGTGGCGGTTGCCGGCACAAGACGCGATCTGGTGGAGGCTGCCTATACACTTGGCGCAAAAGACCGGGGCGTGGTCCGCCGCGTTCTCATTCCCGCCAATGCGCCCGATATTGCGGAAATTCTCCGTCTCGTCCTCGGCTGGGCCTGGACCTATGTGATTGTTGCCGAGTTGATCGGCGCGTCGTCGGGCATCGGCTATATGATAATCAACAGCCAGGCGCTGATGGCGACCGGGCAGATCATCTTCGGCATCATCGTCATCGGTGTCATCGGACTTATTTCTGACTTCGCGTTCAAATCGCTGAACCGGAAGCTTTTCGCCTGGAGGCTTGCCTGA